In Kocuria turfanensis, a single genomic region encodes these proteins:
- a CDS encoding TrmH family RNA methyltransferase, whose translation MTDPAAEAAAAEAAAAGPAVGVGPWEGPWPEGAQWDPELLAHGDRRNVVDGYRYWTMEAIVADLDTRRHGFHVAVENWQHDLNIGSVVRTANAFLAREVHIVGRRRWNRRGAMVTDRYQHVRHHASVEEFTAWAAAEGLPVIGIDNFPDSRQLETYDLPERCVLVFGQEGPGLSPEMHAAAGATLSIAQFGSTRSINASAAAAVAMHAWVRRHVFGQPPG comes from the coding sequence TTGACTGACCCCGCTGCCGAGGCGGCCGCTGCCGAGGCCGCCGCGGCCGGGCCCGCGGTGGGCGTCGGCCCGTGGGAGGGCCCCTGGCCCGAGGGCGCGCAGTGGGACCCGGAGCTGCTGGCGCACGGAGACCGGCGCAACGTCGTGGACGGCTACCGGTACTGGACCATGGAGGCGATCGTCGCCGACCTCGACACCCGCCGGCACGGCTTCCACGTGGCCGTGGAGAACTGGCAGCACGACCTCAACATCGGCTCCGTGGTGCGCACCGCCAACGCCTTCCTGGCCCGGGAGGTGCACATCGTGGGGCGGCGGCGCTGGAACCGGCGCGGTGCCATGGTCACCGACCGCTACCAGCACGTGCGCCACCACGCGAGCGTCGAGGAGTTCACGGCCTGGGCCGCGGCCGAGGGGCTGCCGGTCATCGGGATCGACAACTTCCCGGACTCCCGGCAGCTGGAGACCTACGACCTGCCGGAGCGCTGCGTGCTGGTGTTCGGACAGGAGGGCCCCGGGCTCAGCCCCGAGATGCACGCAGCGGCGGGGGCGACCCTGTCGATCGCCCAGTTCGGCTCCACCCGCTCGATCAACGCCTCCGCCGCGGCCGCCGTGGCCATGCACGCGTGGGTCCGCCGCCACGTGTTCGGCCAGCCGCCGGGCTGA
- the pyrE gene encoding orotate phosphoribosyltransferase, with amino-acid sequence MTTDFSTVDLATARERLRRLIIDLAVVRGKVTLASGIEADYYVDLRRVTLHHEASRYVGQVMLAMLDEAGISFDAVGGLTMGADPVGHAIMYAAGDRGRAVDAFVVRKAQKSYGMGRQVEGPPVAGRDVVVVEDTSTTGGSALTAVEALQRAGANVVAVAIIVDRRTGAKERIQETAGVPCLYAFTKDELGLD; translated from the coding sequence ATGACCACCGACTTCTCGACCGTGGACCTCGCCACCGCCCGTGAACGCCTCCGCCGGCTGATCATCGACCTCGCCGTGGTGCGCGGCAAGGTCACCCTGGCCAGCGGCATCGAGGCCGACTACTACGTGGACCTGCGGCGCGTGACCCTGCACCACGAGGCCTCCCGCTACGTGGGTCAGGTGATGCTCGCCATGCTCGACGAGGCCGGGATCTCCTTCGACGCCGTGGGCGGGCTGACCATGGGCGCCGACCCGGTGGGGCACGCGATCATGTACGCCGCCGGTGACCGGGGGCGGGCCGTGGACGCGTTCGTGGTCCGCAAGGCACAGAAGAGCTACGGGATGGGCCGCCAGGTCGAGGGCCCCCCGGTGGCCGGCCGCGACGTCGTCGTCGTCGAGGACACCTCCACGACAGGAGGTTCGGCGCTCACCGCGGTGGAGGCCCTGCAGCGGGCCGGCGCCAACGTGGTGGCCGTGGCCATCATCGTGGACCGGCGCACCGGCGCCAAGGAGCGCATCCAGGAGACGGCGGGCGTGCCCTGCCTCTACGCCTTCACGAAGGACGAGCTCGGACTTGACTGA
- a CDS encoding SDR family NAD(P)-dependent oxidoreductase, with translation MDVTDTSALVTGAASGLGAATAAMLAGRGVRVVAVDLPAAVDTAPDVPGVRYVAADVTDRDAVREAVAAADATGPLRTVVNCAGIGPSARVLGKRGVHDLDLFETVLRVNLLGTFTVLALAAERIAATDPVDDDGQRGLIVNTASVAAFEGQVGQAAYAASKGGVHSLGITAARDLAGSGIRVNTIAPGVIETPMLAAVSEEFRQGLAAGVPFPRRLGRPQEFAQLVASFLDNDYLNGTTVRMDGALRMAPR, from the coding sequence ATGGACGTCACCGACACCTCCGCCCTCGTCACCGGCGCCGCCTCCGGGCTCGGCGCCGCCACCGCCGCGATGCTCGCCGGGCGCGGCGTGCGGGTCGTGGCCGTGGACCTGCCCGCCGCCGTCGACACCGCCCCCGACGTCCCCGGCGTGCGCTACGTGGCCGCCGACGTCACCGACCGCGACGCCGTGCGTGAGGCCGTGGCCGCCGCGGACGCCACCGGGCCGCTGCGCACCGTGGTCAACTGCGCCGGGATCGGGCCCTCGGCCCGGGTGCTGGGCAAGCGGGGGGTGCACGACCTCGACCTGTTCGAGACCGTGCTGCGCGTGAACCTCCTCGGCACCTTCACGGTCCTCGCGCTCGCCGCCGAGCGGATCGCCGCCACCGACCCCGTGGACGACGACGGGCAGCGCGGGCTGATCGTCAACACCGCCTCCGTCGCGGCGTTCGAGGGCCAGGTCGGGCAGGCCGCCTACGCGGCGTCGAAGGGCGGAGTGCACAGTCTGGGCATCACCGCGGCCCGGGACCTCGCCGGCTCCGGCATCCGGGTCAACACCATCGCCCCGGGCGTGATCGAGACCCCCATGCTCGCGGCGGTCAGCGAGGAGTTCCGGCAGGGGCTCGCCGCGGGCGTGCCCTTCCCGCGCCGGCTCGGCCGGCCGCAGGAGTTCGCGCAGCTGGTCGCCTCCTTCCTGGACAACGACTACCTCAACGGCACCACCGTCCGGATGGACGGCGCCCTGCGGATGGCCCCGCGCTGA
- a CDS encoding acyl-CoA dehydrogenase family protein: MTPVLRGESPSVEHVAGIPFPDADLFSFAALLPPAERTRLADLHAFLQEQVRPAVTPYWNREEFPAHLLPALAERGLGELELSGASRLFRGLAYAEVARADVSLSALVGIHNELILGLIDALGSPEQKARWLPELRCFRALGAFALTEPEHGSDIAGGLATTAVRDGDEWVLTGTKRWIGAGTIADVAIVWARDTADGQVKGFLVETDRPGWSASKIEHKIGLRIMQNADIVLDEVRVPAANALPGAGSFAAANKMLRNSRAWVGWQGAGVQLAIFDVARAYALDRRQFGRPLAKFQLVQEPLARILGNATASLGLMAQIARLQEDGGFDMPHAALAKATTTSLARESAALGRNILGGNGIVTDHEMAKLFNDVEILYTYEGTYEINALIVGRAVTGVSAFV; the protein is encoded by the coding sequence ATGACTCCGGTCCTGCGCGGGGAATCCCCGTCCGTGGAGCACGTCGCCGGCATCCCCTTCCCGGACGCCGACCTCTTCTCCTTCGCCGCCCTCCTGCCGCCCGCCGAGCGCACCCGGCTGGCCGACCTGCACGCCTTCCTCCAGGAGCAGGTCCGCCCCGCGGTCACGCCGTACTGGAACCGGGAGGAGTTCCCGGCCCACCTGCTCCCGGCCCTGGCCGAGCGCGGACTGGGGGAGCTGGAGCTCTCCGGGGCGAGCCGGCTGTTCCGGGGGCTGGCCTACGCCGAGGTCGCCCGGGCGGACGTGTCCCTGTCCGCCCTGGTCGGCATCCACAACGAGCTCATCCTGGGGCTGATCGACGCGCTGGGCTCGCCCGAGCAGAAGGCGCGCTGGCTCCCGGAGCTGCGCTGCTTCCGCGCCCTGGGGGCCTTCGCCCTGACCGAGCCCGAGCACGGCTCCGACATCGCCGGGGGCCTGGCCACCACGGCCGTGCGGGACGGGGACGAGTGGGTGCTCACCGGGACCAAGCGCTGGATCGGGGCCGGCACGATCGCCGACGTCGCGATCGTCTGGGCCCGCGACACCGCCGACGGGCAGGTCAAGGGCTTCCTCGTGGAGACCGACCGGCCCGGCTGGTCGGCCTCGAAGATCGAGCACAAGATCGGGCTGCGGATCATGCAGAACGCCGACATCGTCCTGGACGAGGTCCGTGTCCCCGCCGCCAACGCCCTGCCCGGGGCCGGCAGCTTCGCCGCCGCCAACAAGATGCTGCGCAACTCCCGTGCCTGGGTCGGCTGGCAGGGCGCCGGGGTGCAGCTGGCGATCTTCGACGTGGCCCGCGCCTACGCCCTGGACCGGCGGCAGTTCGGCCGGCCGCTGGCGAAGTTCCAGCTCGTGCAGGAGCCGCTGGCCCGGATCCTCGGCAACGCCACCGCCTCCCTGGGCCTGATGGCCCAGATCGCCCGGCTGCAGGAGGACGGGGGCTTCGACATGCCGCACGCCGCCCTGGCCAAGGCCACCACCACGTCCCTGGCCCGGGAGTCGGCCGCCCTGGGCCGGAACATCCTCGGCGGCAACGGGATCGTCACCGACCACGAGATGGCCAAGCTGTTCAACGACGTCGAGATCCTCTACACCTACGAGGGCACCTACGAGATCAACGCCCTGATCGTGGGCCGCGCCGTCACCGGCGTCTCCGCCTTCGTCTGA
- a CDS encoding TetR/AcrR family transcriptional regulator — MTHLTPPVAARGAAARTPRQQQLFDELLGIFLREGFRGFTMDGAAARLHCSKATIYALAGSRDELVRAVLVTFFKQVSRGTEEALRGPGGAGQRLSAYLEAMAEQLRPASARFLQDVAGSPVASEVYERNTRIASAKLAELVAEGVAGGEFRPVPTEFIAEVISSAMDRIQQRTGLGGVEGPGAYRELGLLIVGGIRADPTGESRTEKRRPGEG; from the coding sequence GTGACTCACCTCACTCCACCAGTTGCGGCGCGCGGGGCCGCGGCCCGCACGCCCCGCCAGCAGCAGCTCTTCGACGAGCTGCTCGGGATCTTCCTGCGCGAGGGCTTCCGCGGGTTCACCATGGACGGCGCCGCGGCACGGCTGCACTGCTCCAAGGCCACGATCTACGCCCTGGCCGGCAGCCGGGACGAGCTGGTGCGGGCGGTGCTCGTGACGTTCTTCAAACAGGTCAGCCGGGGCACCGAGGAGGCCCTGCGCGGCCCGGGCGGGGCGGGGCAGCGGCTGAGCGCCTACCTGGAGGCGATGGCCGAGCAGCTGCGGCCGGCCTCGGCCCGGTTCCTGCAGGACGTGGCCGGCTCCCCCGTGGCCTCGGAGGTCTACGAGCGCAACACGCGGATCGCCTCGGCCAAGCTCGCCGAGCTCGTGGCCGAGGGCGTGGCCGGCGGCGAGTTCCGCCCGGTGCCCACCGAGTTCATCGCGGAGGTCATCTCCTCCGCCATGGACCGGATCCAGCAGCGCACCGGCCTGGGCGGGGTGGAGGGCCCCGGCGCCTACCGGGAGCTGGGCCTGCTGATCGTGGGCGGCATCCGGGCGGACCCGACCGGGGAGAGCCGGACCGAGAAGCGCCGGCCCGGGGAGGGCTGA
- a CDS encoding ATP-binding cassette domain-containing protein — translation MSLDVTARLRARDLDVTVSVADGQTLALTGPNGAGKSSLLAVVAGLLVPDTGRAVLDGRVLFDLDAAGRGPWVPAHDRGVVLLAQDPLLFPHLSVLENVAFGPRSRGAGRRRARAAAVQWLEAVGAAPLAHRRPAALSGGQAQRVAVARALAADPRLLLLDEPFASLDSTAAPALRELLRRVLAGRMAVVVTHDPADVEALADAEVRLEHGRVAGAS, via the coding sequence ATGAGCCTGGACGTCACTGCGCGGCTGCGCGCCCGGGACCTGGACGTCACCGTGTCGGTGGCCGACGGGCAGACCCTGGCACTCACCGGGCCCAACGGGGCGGGCAAGTCCTCGCTGCTGGCGGTCGTCGCCGGGCTGCTCGTGCCGGACACCGGCCGGGCCGTCCTGGACGGGCGGGTCCTGTTCGACCTCGACGCCGCCGGGCGCGGCCCGTGGGTCCCGGCGCACGACCGCGGGGTGGTCCTGCTCGCCCAGGACCCGCTGCTGTTCCCGCACCTGAGCGTGCTCGAGAACGTCGCCTTCGGGCCCCGCTCCCGAGGGGCGGGGCGGCGCCGGGCCCGGGCCGCGGCCGTGCAGTGGCTCGAGGCCGTGGGGGCCGCCCCGCTGGCGCACCGCCGCCCCGCGGCGCTGTCCGGGGGGCAGGCCCAGCGCGTGGCCGTGGCCCGCGCGCTGGCCGCCGACCCGCGGCTGCTGCTGCTCGACGAGCCCTTCGCCTCCCTCGACAGCACCGCCGCCCCGGCCCTGCGCGAGCTCCTGCGGCGGGTGCTCGCCGGGCGCATGGCCGTGGTCGTCACGCACGACCCCGCCGACGTCGAGGCCCTCGCCGACGCCGAGGTGCGCCTCGAGCACGGGCGGGTCGCCGGCGCGTCCTGA
- a CDS encoding ABC transporter permease, whose amino-acid sequence MLRRRPRGFSTVPGWVWAPAALGALVVVLPVLGMLARVDWAGFLGLIGSPSALRALGLSLRTAAASTALCVLLGVPLALLLARTEFPGRRALRGLVLLPLVLPPVVGGLALLYTFGRHGLIGRHLELAGVSIAFSTAAVVLAQTFVSLPFLVVSLEGALRTAGERYERVAATLGAGPGTVLRRVSLPLALPGLASGAVLAFARSLGEFGATLTFAGSLEGVTRTLPLEIYLQRETDPDAAIALSLVLVLVAVLVVGISAPGRLRGPGPRVSSGSGSGSGAGA is encoded by the coding sequence GTGCTCCGGCGCCGTCCCCGCGGCTTCAGCACCGTGCCCGGCTGGGTGTGGGCCCCGGCGGCCCTGGGCGCCCTGGTGGTGGTCCTGCCGGTCCTCGGGATGCTCGCCCGGGTGGACTGGGCCGGGTTCCTGGGCCTGATCGGCTCGCCCTCGGCGCTGCGCGCCCTGGGGCTGAGCCTGCGCACGGCCGCGGCGAGCACGGCGCTGTGCGTGCTCCTGGGCGTGCCCCTGGCGCTGCTGCTGGCCCGCACCGAGTTCCCCGGCCGGCGCGCGCTGCGCGGCCTCGTGCTGCTCCCGCTGGTCCTGCCGCCCGTCGTCGGCGGTCTGGCCCTGCTGTACACGTTCGGGCGCCACGGCCTGATCGGCCGCCACCTGGAGCTCGCCGGGGTCAGCATCGCCTTCTCGACCGCGGCCGTGGTGCTCGCCCAGACGTTCGTGTCCCTGCCGTTCCTGGTCGTCAGCCTGGAAGGCGCGCTGCGCACCGCGGGGGAGCGCTACGAGCGGGTCGCCGCGACCCTGGGGGCGGGCCCCGGCACCGTGCTGCGCCGGGTGAGCCTGCCGCTGGCCCTGCCGGGACTGGCCTCGGGGGCCGTGCTCGCCTTCGCCCGCAGCCTGGGCGAGTTCGGGGCCACCCTGACCTTCGCCGGCAGCCTCGAGGGCGTCACCCGCACCCTGCCGCTCGAGATCTACCTGCAGCGCGAGACGGACCCCGACGCCGCGATCGCGCTCTCGCTCGTGCTCGTGCTGGTCGCGGTGCTCGTCGTGGGGATCTCCGCCCCCGGCCGGCTCCGGGGCCCGGGGCCGCGGGTCTCCAGCGGGTCCGGCTCCGGCTCGGGGGCCGGGGCATGA
- a CDS encoding TOBE domain-containing protein → MTEIRIADAARFLGVSDDTVRRWIEQGTLSSTRSAAGQSVVDGLELARLLKERSVRPEDPARVASSARNRFVGLVTEVVSDTVMSQVELQCGPHRVVSLMSTEAVRNLGLEPGRVATAVVKSTDVVVETPGT, encoded by the coding sequence ATGACCGAGATCAGGATCGCCGACGCGGCCCGCTTCCTCGGCGTCAGTGACGACACCGTCCGGCGCTGGATCGAGCAGGGCACGCTGAGCAGCACCCGCAGCGCCGCCGGCCAGAGCGTGGTGGACGGACTGGAGCTGGCCCGCCTGCTCAAGGAGCGCTCCGTGCGGCCCGAGGACCCCGCCCGCGTCGCCAGCTCGGCGCGCAACCGGTTCGTGGGCCTGGTCACCGAGGTCGTCTCGGACACCGTGATGTCCCAGGTGGAGCTGCAGTGCGGCCCGCACCGCGTGGTCTCCCTGATGAGCACCGAGGCCGTCCGGAACCTGGGCCTGGAGCCCGGACGCGTGGCCACGGCCGTCGTCAAGTCGACCGACGTCGTCGTCGAGACCCCCGGGACCTGA
- the recQ gene encoding DNA helicase RecQ, which yields MWSGPEPGGTGPAPDAPSGQAPHDPAAADAVRAAPSAALEVLTRVWGYDAFRGQQAEIIETLVRGDDALVLMPTGGGKSLCYQIPALVREGTGVVVSPLIALMHDQVDALEQLGVRAAYLNSTQTVEERRAVEVRLLAGELDLLYLAPERLPVAADLLDRARIALFAVDEAHCVAQWGHDFRPDYLGLTLLHDRWPRVPRIALTATATAETREEIVRNLRLDGARVFVSSFDRPNIQYRVGPKKDARRQLLQLIRTEHSGEAGIVYCLSRASVERTAEWLAAQGVPALPYHAGLPAELRAQHQTRFLREDGIVMVATIAFGMGIDKPDVRFVAHLDLPKSVEGYYQETGRAGRDGLPSTAWLAYGLQDVVQQRRMIEDGEGDRQRKRAQTLHLDAMLALCETVQCRRQQLLRYFGEDSGPCGNCDTCLSPPEAFDGTVPAQKLLSTIVRLDRERGQQFGAGHLVDILLGRETERVVRMRHTELSTFGIGTELGEQEWRGVVRQLLAQGLLQVQGEYGVLAITPAAGDVLRGQREVRLRREPERGRTVRTPRTGAARPVLDEPQQELFQQLRAWRAGVAKEQGVPAYVVFNDATLAAIARARPSTLGELRGISGVGDAKLERYGQAVRQVVTGD from the coding sequence ATGTGGAGCGGGCCGGAGCCCGGCGGGACCGGGCCGGCGCCGGACGCCCCGAGCGGGCAGGCCCCGCACGACCCCGCGGCGGCCGACGCGGTGCGTGCGGCGCCGTCGGCGGCTCTCGAGGTGCTCACCCGGGTCTGGGGCTACGACGCCTTCCGCGGGCAGCAGGCCGAGATCATCGAGACCCTCGTCCGGGGTGACGACGCGCTGGTGCTCATGCCCACCGGCGGCGGCAAGAGCCTGTGCTACCAGATCCCCGCGCTCGTCCGGGAGGGCACCGGAGTGGTCGTCAGTCCGCTCATCGCGCTCATGCACGACCAGGTCGACGCCCTCGAGCAGCTCGGGGTGCGCGCCGCGTACCTGAACTCCACCCAGACGGTCGAGGAGCGCCGGGCCGTCGAGGTCCGCCTGCTGGCCGGCGAGCTCGACCTGCTCTACCTCGCCCCCGAACGCCTCCCCGTGGCCGCCGACCTGCTCGACCGCGCCCGGATCGCGCTCTTCGCCGTCGACGAGGCGCACTGCGTGGCCCAGTGGGGGCACGACTTCCGCCCCGACTACCTCGGGCTGACCCTCCTGCACGACCGCTGGCCCCGGGTCCCGCGCATCGCCCTCACCGCGACCGCCACCGCGGAGACGCGCGAGGAGATCGTCCGCAACCTCCGCCTGGACGGCGCCCGCGTCTTCGTCTCCAGCTTCGACCGGCCCAACATCCAGTACCGCGTGGGGCCCAAGAAGGACGCCCGCCGCCAGCTGCTGCAGCTCATCCGGACCGAGCACAGCGGCGAGGCCGGCATCGTCTACTGCCTGTCCCGCGCCTCGGTGGAGCGCACGGCCGAGTGGCTGGCCGCCCAGGGCGTGCCCGCGCTGCCGTACCACGCCGGCCTGCCCGCCGAGCTGCGCGCCCAGCACCAGACCCGGTTCCTGCGCGAGGACGGGATCGTGATGGTCGCGACCATCGCCTTCGGCATGGGCATCGACAAGCCCGACGTGCGCTTCGTCGCCCATCTCGACCTGCCCAAGAGTGTGGAGGGCTACTACCAGGAGACCGGCCGCGCCGGGCGCGACGGGCTGCCGTCGACGGCGTGGCTGGCCTACGGGCTGCAGGACGTCGTCCAGCAGCGGCGGATGATCGAGGACGGCGAGGGGGACCGGCAGCGCAAGCGCGCCCAGACCCTCCACCTGGACGCGATGCTCGCGCTGTGCGAGACCGTGCAGTGCCGCCGGCAGCAGCTGCTGCGCTACTTCGGCGAGGACAGCGGGCCGTGCGGCAACTGCGACACCTGCCTCAGCCCGCCCGAGGCCTTCGACGGCACGGTCCCGGCGCAGAAGCTCCTGTCCACGATCGTGCGGCTGGACCGGGAGCGGGGCCAGCAGTTCGGCGCCGGGCACCTGGTGGACATCCTGCTCGGCCGGGAGACCGAGCGGGTGGTGCGGATGCGCCACACCGAGCTCAGCACCTTCGGCATCGGCACCGAACTGGGCGAGCAGGAGTGGCGCGGGGTGGTGCGCCAGCTGCTGGCCCAGGGCCTGCTCCAGGTGCAGGGCGAGTACGGCGTCCTGGCGATCACCCCCGCGGCCGGGGACGTGCTGCGCGGGCAGCGGGAGGTCCGGCTGCGCCGCGAGCCCGAGCGGGGCAGGACCGTCCGCACGCCGCGGACGGGCGCCGCGCGGCCGGTCCTCGACGAGCCCCAGCAGGAGCTCTTCCAGCAGCTGCGGGCCTGGCGCGCCGGCGTGGCCAAGGAGCAGGGCGTGCCGGCGTACGTCGTGTTCAACGACGCGACCCTCGCCGCGATCGCCCGGGCCCGGCCGAGCACGCTGGGCGAGCTGCGCGGCATCTCCGGCGTCGGCGACGCCAAGCTCGAGCGCTACGGCCAGGCCGTCCGCCAGGTCGTCACCGGCGACTGA
- a CDS encoding glycoside hydrolase family 65 protein has translation MPTPPIDASAWQVRESALDPGARGALESLFALANGCVGVRGTLDEAQPSSSRGTFMSGVYEYHPLSYPEGGYGHPEHGQAIIGVADGSTVRLQVDGVPLDVRETPPEEHDRVLDLREGTLRRETEWRTPRGARMRLTSTRLVSLVQRSVSAVRYEVEAVDRAVQVVVRSDLVVNGTPPKVHNSDPRVAEVLERPFRARLSRRHATGGVLVHRTHGSRIGVAAAVDHAVELPDGGAVSTRGDDDQVVTTLVADLRPGERVGFVKYLCHVMSTDDPSVDLQERALAALDGARHRGWDGLLTAQRAELDEFWDGADVEVDSDPELQLAVRFDLFQLLQASACVNGAPVGAKGLTGGGYSGHTFWDIEGFVLPALALLRPLDAARLLRWRSSTLERARERAQVLDLAGASFPWRTIDGHETSAYWPASTAAMHVNAGIARAFGWYADVTGEDLTTVGGVDVLVETARAWAAMAHEDHEGVVHYRGMTGPDEYTGVVDDNVFTNLMARRNLRAAADACEAHPEHVGRLSVTAEELERWRAVAEAIHLPYDAVCGVHPSNEGFTTYREWDFEAKQDGYPVEEHFHYAKIYRRQVVKQADLVLALWWCAEEFTPEQAARDLDYYEQRTVRDSSLSACVQAVVSARVGHLDLAYQYLRESALVDLRDIQQDADEGLHLASAAGSWLAVVCGFGGLDTAGGELRLAPRLPDDLHRIAFRLRWRGHRLAVEITRSGTTVRLPDGAAGEVALRIDGAPLTVTADRPATAPLRTPRPSAPVPRQPPGRAPRAPHRP, from the coding sequence ATGCCCACACCGCCGATCGACGCGTCCGCCTGGCAGGTCCGCGAGTCCGCCCTCGACCCCGGCGCGCGCGGCGCCCTGGAGTCCCTCTTCGCCCTGGCCAACGGGTGCGTCGGGGTGCGGGGCACCCTGGACGAGGCCCAGCCCAGCTCCTCCCGGGGCACCTTCATGTCGGGGGTCTACGAGTACCACCCGCTGTCCTACCCCGAGGGCGGCTACGGGCACCCCGAGCACGGGCAGGCCATCATCGGCGTGGCCGACGGCAGCACCGTGCGCCTGCAGGTCGACGGCGTGCCGCTCGACGTCCGGGAGACCCCGCCGGAGGAGCACGACCGCGTGCTGGACCTGCGCGAGGGCACGCTGCGCCGGGAGACCGAGTGGCGCACCCCCCGCGGCGCCCGGATGCGCCTGACCTCCACGCGCCTGGTCTCGCTGGTCCAGCGCTCGGTCTCGGCCGTCCGCTACGAGGTCGAGGCCGTGGACCGCGCGGTCCAGGTCGTGGTGCGCTCGGACCTGGTGGTCAACGGCACCCCGCCCAAGGTCCACAACTCCGACCCGCGGGTGGCCGAGGTCCTGGAGCGGCCCTTCCGGGCCCGGCTCAGCCGCCGCCACGCCACGGGCGGGGTCCTGGTGCACCGCACCCACGGCAGCCGGATCGGCGTGGCCGCCGCCGTGGACCACGCCGTGGAGCTGCCGGACGGCGGGGCCGTCAGCACCCGGGGCGACGACGACCAGGTCGTCACCACGCTCGTGGCGGACCTCCGCCCCGGGGAGCGCGTCGGGTTCGTCAAGTACCTCTGCCACGTCATGTCCACGGACGACCCCTCCGTGGACCTGCAGGAGCGGGCGCTCGCCGCGCTGGACGGTGCCCGGCACCGGGGCTGGGACGGGCTGCTCACCGCCCAGCGGGCCGAGCTGGACGAGTTCTGGGACGGCGCCGACGTGGAGGTGGACAGCGACCCGGAGCTGCAGCTGGCGGTCCGCTTCGACCTGTTCCAGCTCCTGCAGGCCTCCGCCTGCGTCAACGGCGCCCCCGTCGGCGCGAAGGGCCTCACCGGCGGGGGCTACAGCGGGCACACCTTCTGGGACATCGAGGGCTTCGTGCTGCCGGCGCTGGCCCTGCTGCGCCCGCTCGACGCCGCCCGGCTGCTGCGCTGGCGCTCCTCCACCCTGGAGCGGGCGCGGGAGCGGGCGCAGGTGCTGGACCTGGCCGGCGCCTCCTTCCCCTGGCGCACCATCGACGGGCACGAGACCTCGGCGTACTGGCCGGCCAGCACCGCCGCCATGCACGTCAACGCCGGCATCGCCCGGGCCTTCGGCTGGTACGCCGACGTCACCGGCGAGGACCTCACCACGGTCGGCGGCGTCGACGTCCTCGTGGAGACGGCGCGCGCCTGGGCGGCCATGGCGCACGAGGACCACGAGGGCGTCGTCCACTACCGCGGGATGACCGGCCCGGACGAGTACACCGGGGTGGTCGACGACAACGTCTTCACCAACCTCATGGCCCGGCGCAACCTCCGGGCGGCCGCCGACGCGTGCGAGGCGCACCCCGAGCACGTGGGGCGGCTCTCCGTGACGGCGGAGGAGCTCGAGCGCTGGCGGGCCGTGGCGGAGGCGATCCACCTGCCCTACGACGCGGTGTGCGGGGTCCACCCCTCCAACGAGGGGTTCACGACCTACCGCGAGTGGGACTTCGAGGCCAAGCAGGACGGATACCCCGTGGAGGAGCACTTCCACTACGCGAAGATCTACCGCCGCCAGGTCGTCAAGCAGGCGGACCTGGTCCTGGCGCTGTGGTGGTGCGCCGAGGAGTTCACCCCCGAGCAGGCCGCCCGGGACCTGGACTACTACGAGCAGCGCACCGTCCGCGACTCCTCCCTCTCCGCCTGCGTCCAGGCGGTGGTCTCCGCCCGCGTGGGCCACCTGGACCTCGCCTACCAGTACCTGCGCGAGTCCGCCCTGGTGGACCTGCGCGACATCCAGCAGGACGCCGACGAGGGACTGCACCTGGCCTCCGCCGCCGGGTCGTGGCTCGCCGTGGTCTGCGGGTTCGGGGGCCTGGACACGGCCGGCGGCGAGCTGCGCCTGGCCCCCCGCCTGCCGGACGACCTGCACCGGATCGCCTTCCGCCTCCGCTGGCGCGGCCACCGGCTCGCCGTGGAGATCACCCGCTCGGGCACGACCGTTCGGCTGCCGGACGGCGCCGCCGGCGAGGTGGCGCTGCGGATCGACGGCGCGCCCCTGACCGTCACGGCCGACCGCCCCGCGACCGCCCCGCTGCGCACCCCCCGCCCGTCCGCACCTGTCCCGCGCCAGCCCCCGGGCCGCGCCCCGCGCGCCCCCCACAGGCCGTGA